From Paenibacillus sp. GP183, one genomic window encodes:
- the mtnB gene encoding methylthioribulose 1-phosphate dehydratase: MSGVIRLEDKQRAFAELREVKSGLAAKGWFPATSGNLSIRVGQFEPKDFTFAITSSGKDKSVQTPEDFLLVNEKGIPTEETSLKPSAETLIHCEIYRLTGAGAIFHVHTVFNNLASELFWERGSIPVDGVELIKGFNIWEEDAQIEIPILPNYAEIPRIAELMEKAIVPRIPGIVLRKHGIYAWGANAFEAKRHLEAFEYLFEYVYRWNLLRPSK; encoded by the coding sequence ATGAGTGGAGTGATTCGTTTAGAAGACAAACAGCGGGCTTTTGCCGAGCTGCGGGAGGTTAAATCGGGGCTTGCCGCTAAAGGCTGGTTCCCCGCTACAAGCGGCAATCTCTCTATTCGTGTAGGACAATTCGAACCGAAGGATTTCACATTTGCCATCACTTCAAGCGGAAAAGATAAATCTGTGCAGACTCCTGAGGATTTTTTGCTTGTGAACGAAAAAGGGATACCTACCGAAGAGACCAGCTTAAAGCCTTCCGCGGAAACATTGATTCACTGTGAAATTTATCGCTTGACCGGGGCAGGTGCTATTTTTCATGTGCATACGGTATTCAATAATTTGGCTTCCGAGCTGTTTTGGGAGCGTGGATCTATCCCTGTGGATGGCGTGGAGCTGATCAAAGGCTTTAACATTTGGGAAGAAGACGCTCAAATTGAAATTCCGATCCTCCCGAATTATGCGGAAATTCCGCGTATTGCCGAGCTGATGGAAAAAGCAATCGTGCCGAGGATTCCAGGAATTGTGCTGCGCAAGCATGGAATCTATGCTTGGGGCGCCAATGCCTTTGAAGCCAAGCGGCACTTGGAAGCTTTTGAATATTTGTTCGAATATGTATACCGTTGGAATCTGCTGCGCCCATCAAAATGA
- a CDS encoding DnaD domain protein, with amino-acid sequence MALSDQQHKQMQSALLAALKEGTVAIPTLLLKYYKRMKLTELEVMIVIHLIASLDKAKNDFPTIDEIQAQMTAPPEQVISGLQKLMNENFIAIDEEVDDASGIQYERYNLDLLYNKLAANLIEDHEALRLQRLSQVPKATAASQGKDIFTVIEKEFARPLTPMELETISGWLDKDAYREELILAALKEAVFAGKVHFRYIDRILLEWSRNRVATVEQAKEYTQRFRNSR; translated from the coding sequence ATGGCCTTAAGTGATCAACAGCATAAACAAATGCAATCCGCGCTGCTTGCTGCATTGAAGGAAGGAACTGTAGCGATTCCTACCTTGCTCTTAAAATATTACAAGCGCATGAAGCTTACCGAACTCGAAGTTATGATCGTCATTCATCTAATCGCATCTTTGGATAAAGCCAAGAATGATTTTCCCACGATTGATGAAATTCAAGCCCAAATGACAGCTCCTCCAGAGCAAGTCATATCGGGATTACAGAAGCTGATGAATGAAAATTTTATCGCTATCGATGAGGAGGTGGATGATGCCTCAGGAATCCAATATGAGCGATACAATTTGGATCTGCTTTACAACAAGCTGGCTGCAAATTTAATTGAGGACCATGAAGCGCTGCGATTGCAGCGATTGTCTCAAGTACCGAAAGCCACTGCAGCAAGCCAAGGCAAAGACATTTTTACCGTTATTGAAAAGGAATTTGCCCGGCCTCTTACCCCAATGGAGCTGGAGACCATAAGCGGTTGGCTGGATAAGGACGCTTACCGGGAAGAGCTGATCCTGGCCGCTTTGAAGGAAGCTGTATTTGCCGGAAAAGTTCATTTCCGTTATATTGACCGCATTTTGCTGGAATGGAGCCGCAATCGGGTAGCTACCGTGGAACAGGCCAAAGAATACACGCAGCGTTTTCGCAATTCTCGTTAA
- a CDS encoding AAA family ATPase, producing the protein MSKLGKEIFIGFLPVLLIFLIFIGVNIMPVLFTGLLAFTIYYMLRSRSVPGISTSNERKAKGRTPSFLNFDQIGGQDRAKKELMEALDFLIKHEQIKKLGIRPLKGILLTGPPGTGKTLMAKAAAHYTNSVYLAASGSEFVEMYVGVGASRIRDLFREARSKAQKEGKESAIIFIDEIDVVGGKRDGGQQREYDQTLNQLLTEMDGIHTDDAPRILIMAATNRKEMLDSALLRPGRFDRHIDVELPDKKGRLSILGIHMKNKPLAEGTVLEKVADQTFGFSGAQLEGVLNEAAIYALREEKSLIEQKHLADAIDKVMMGERTDRETNEEEKQRVAYHELGHAIVAELVRPGSVAQVTVTPRGKALGYVRHNPQQDQYLYTKEQIEQQIMIALGGSVAEEMFYGGRSTGSRNDFDQALLMVRNMIDCGLTSLGIVEREMVPKEELMKENAAIMAELTSRTRELLEKQRTVFEQALDVLLREEVLSGSIFRELLMASISRIA; encoded by the coding sequence ATGAGTAAGCTGGGAAAAGAGATTTTCATCGGGTTTCTACCGGTATTATTAATATTTCTTATTTTTATAGGTGTGAACATCATGCCTGTTTTGTTTACTGGATTGTTGGCTTTTACTATCTACTATATGCTTCGCAGCCGCTCCGTCCCAGGGATAAGTACATCAAATGAACGGAAAGCGAAAGGCCGGACTCCTTCGTTCTTAAATTTTGATCAAATCGGCGGTCAGGATCGGGCCAAGAAAGAACTGATGGAGGCTCTTGATTTTTTGATTAAGCACGAGCAGATCAAGAAGCTGGGAATTCGTCCGCTGAAAGGAATTTTGCTGACCGGTCCTCCGGGAACGGGCAAAACCTTAATGGCTAAAGCTGCCGCCCATTATACGAACTCTGTATATTTGGCCGCTTCAGGAAGCGAATTCGTAGAGATGTATGTGGGGGTTGGAGCCAGCCGTATACGTGATCTATTTAGGGAAGCACGTTCCAAAGCTCAAAAAGAAGGCAAAGAGAGCGCGATTATTTTTATTGATGAAATTGATGTCGTCGGAGGCAAACGAGATGGCGGACAGCAGCGTGAGTATGACCAGACACTGAATCAATTGTTAACTGAGATGGATGGCATTCATACGGATGACGCGCCTCGCATCTTGATCATGGCGGCAACCAACCGGAAGGAAATGCTGGACAGCGCCCTGCTGCGCCCGGGCCGATTTGATCGTCATATCGATGTTGAGCTGCCTGATAAGAAAGGCCGTTTATCTATCCTGGGTATTCATATGAAGAATAAACCGCTCGCTGAAGGTACCGTCCTCGAAAAGGTGGCAGATCAAACCTTTGGCTTCTCCGGTGCCCAACTGGAAGGTGTTTTGAATGAAGCTGCGATATATGCACTGCGTGAAGAAAAATCACTGATCGAGCAGAAGCATCTGGCTGACGCCATCGATAAAGTGATGATGGGGGAACGCACGGACCGGGAGACGAATGAAGAGGAAAAGCAGCGAGTAGCCTACCATGAGCTTGGACATGCTATCGTAGCAGAGCTCGTTCGCCCGGGATCCGTTGCGCAGGTGACTGTAACTCCGAGAGGGAAAGCGCTCGGTTATGTGCGTCATAATCCGCAGCAGGATCAATATTTGTACACGAAGGAACAAATTGAACAGCAAATCATGATCGCACTTGGAGGCTCAGTCGCCGAAGAGATGTTTTACGGAGGACGGAGCACGGGTTCTCGCAATGACTTCGATCAGGCACTGCTGATGGTTCGCAACATGATAGACTGCGGCTTGACATCGCTGGGCATCGTGGAACGGGAAATGGTTCCCAAGGAAGAGCTGATGAAGGAAAACGCCGCAATCATGGCGGAGTTAACCTCCCGTACTCGTGAATTGCTGGAAAAACAACGTACCGTTTTCGAGCAAGCGCTGGATGTACTGCTTCGGGAAGAAGTCCTTTCCGGCAGTATATTTAGAGAGTTGCTCATGGCGAGTATATCCAGAATTGCATAG